The Campylobacter concisus genome includes a region encoding these proteins:
- the tssB gene encoding type VI secretion system contractile sheath small subunit: MADNLIPPKERINIVYKTKTNDQEADVELPLKLMVVANLTGENQTPLEDREVISINKINFDQVMKSLDIHTNFSVKNKLNYNNEDLNIDLDFESIHDFNPDNIINQIPELKKLLQLRKALVALKGPMGNMPDFRKAVLEAIKDEDSRKQLLLEIKDEQDKE, from the coding sequence ATGGCAGATAATCTAATCCCACCAAAAGAACGCATAAATATAGTTTATAAAACTAAGACAAATGACCAAGAGGCTGATGTAGAGCTTCCATTAAAACTTATGGTAGTTGCAAATTTAACTGGTGAAAACCAAACTCCACTTGAAGATCGTGAAGTGATTTCTATCAATAAAATAAATTTTGATCAGGTTATGAAAAGCTTAGATATTCATACAAATTTCTCTGTAAAAAATAAGCTAAATTATAATAATGAAGACTTAAATATTGATCTTGATTTTGAGAGCATCCATGATTTTAATCCAGACAATATTATAAATCAAATTCCTGAGCTAAAAAAACTCTTACAGCTTAGAAAGGCTTTAGTTGCGCTAAAAGGCCCTATGGGTAATATGCCTGATTTTAGAAAAGCGGTTTTAGAAGCTATAAAAGATGAAGATAGTAGAAAACAACTTCTTTTAGAGATTAAAGACGAACAAGATAAGGAATAA